The segment gcttttcgacccttgttctgatcccctggcTGCCCTTgaagattgggcaccagctccttgccaatatcgaggcgacgaaccgggcgaggagggatgccatccaggtggaggagcgtcgTCGGACCGAGGTCGCtcgtctcaaagaaaaggcagccgaagtagttaccctccaagaggccctggagaaggaaaagcaggcccgggaggaagagaagcagacctcggaggagacgatgAGGAagacagaggccgaggtcgcaaatttggcagatcccgatcctggtctcagaggccagggttcttgcgatggaggagttcaaggcctccacggagatgagggacctgaacgtccgattcggccaagaagcattcatcaaggggttcgagctctgtcaggagaaggtggccagaaaatttctcgagctcgatctcagcttcttgggcgaggagtctgaagatgaggccggtccctctcctgctgctacttgctgccgcagccccccttccagagacaccaagctccccaactcctactacagaggtctgagacctccgaccttgtatttttcttttactgcagtttttcctttcctttttgtctttaagaaacattcaatcaataaagttgaatttctcgtcgtggatggcttctctctcttccttcctcctttttgtttttctttctgcaatgagacgtgccttgacgcttttgtctcccgatggcagtgtcctgccgaagcacttctcctgccccaggggattccgctgaagtccacgatccagcggctgaagaagaaagttcttcatttgacaaaaaaattgaagaagatggaagacgagcttcacaggttgagggagagtcactctgaagccgccgcggaggccacctgcttccgaaacctccatgtgaaggggatcatggagtatagccggaaaaggcgaacttcgagaaggagctcaaggaacacaagaagcacgccagcgaccaatcttggctcaggctgccaagatcagttctttcagagtggagctgtcgctGCCCAAGAGANNNNNNNNNNNNNNNNNNNNNNNNNNNNNNNNNNNNNNNNNNNNNNNNNNNNNNNNNNNNNNNNNNNNNNNNNNNNNNNNNNNNNNNNNNNNNNNNNNNNGAGAAGGGGGCGTGGTTGCAgaggagaaaaggagaaagaaagaagaaaatcctAAAACCTGTCTCGCCACAAAAATTGCCGCAAAGCTGTGTCAGATGAACTGAAATGGATTACAATTATCCAGAATGTATAGACACCACACAACTTAACAAACTTATCTGCAACTTCAGAAAAAATAGCAATATGCACCAGACTTGCTATTGAAGTATCAGCCTTGACTTCTAAGCCAGTTTTTAATAAATTGAGAATACAGACCTACTGAGAATCTTGTCAAATGAAGTGAGTTAACTATAGTGTTGTGAGGAAAAAATCCTTTTATATTTGGTACGGCAATATGTTTAGCGATCAAAGCTTTTATGTTCTTTTGCTAGGATGAGTTCTACTACCATAAGGTCTGGTTCTTGGTCTAGTTTGTGTATCTATGTTAACAGTCTGATACTAGCCCAATATAGCCATTATGGCATCTAATGAATATTGAGAGAGACCTAGTAGCAAAAAATATCGGCAAAACATCCATATTCCATATCTAGAAGCATCAAATGCAAcagataataattttaattagataGGTTGCATTCAGCTTTAGTCAGTGCCTAGCACCTTTCTCACTAAAAAATAGTGAAATGATGATCTAAATTAGTGGTTTGTTTATCCAAATTACACAGGTATTTTGGACCTCCTCAACACTCTACACACATACGGCACTGAGCTAGTCAATTTAAAATTCGTACACAATTCTGCAGCTTCCACCATTTAAGAAAAAGTGtttaacaaacttataacaagctTCAAAACAAATTCTAACTtccagaggaaaaaaaaaaaaaaaaatcacgtgGAGCAATGATTACAAATTTAACCGAGAAGAACCCAAAAAATAGCGTGATCCAGCAATTCCATCCATAGACAAATACACCATCATGGTACTACCAGCATCAAATATCTCAGAATACTATTAATTGCATGGAAGCATCCATCTTTATGCTGCCTCTAACTTTAAAGGAAACATCTAAGGAAATACTATGGAGACATTTTGAGAATGTCATGAAAACTTCACCATTGATTTTAATCTAGAACCATATACTTTGATCAGTCGCACTTCACTCTCTCACATCATATAAGCTAAAGTAAATATAAGTGACACATCAATTACCAACATATTTCTCTTCTTAGGATAAGTATCTGAATTCGTTCCTTGATGTCCTTCTCTGTTCTTGTATATTTCTGTACCCAGTACCAAAACTGAAGTTTTGCCTGGATCAGAAAAGAAATGAAGATGCAAGTTGGCAAGTGCACTTTACACTGATTTGAGTCACTGAGATCCACAAGTAAATAGGCATGTGAATATTTAGGGGGGGATATAGACAAACAACTCCAGTATCAACAAATGCAATGAATATCAAACATTGACAGGTGTAGTATCGAAGAAGCCACCTAAGGGATTgcctaaaaatatatatacatatttgataaaatatagaAACCATAGGCAACTCGAGTTTGCTGATAAAACTCATGCTTCTCTAAGAAATATTTGGAGATACATAACTAAAATCAGCAATCAGACACAATTTGCATCCAGTTTTGTGTGGGTAGCTGGTCTAGTAAATCCATCTCCTCTCTTCATTTTTGTAGAGCAGTGTCTCTAATTTaaactatatacatacatatacatgcactCTAGTTTTCATAGCATTACGATATATTCTTGCCTGCAAAATACATTCTTCGCCCAGGTACACCAAAAAAACTTCATGCTTTACGCATTGGATTAGCATTAATAAAGCACTGTTAAAATTATCAACAGCACCTACTAGGATTATACACATCAGGTATAAGTGATGCAGTAATGTACCTTCACAGAAAACTACTACATAGAACAGTAGTCATGATATCAGAAGTTGATCATGAGAGTCTAAGGATCTGTCTAAGAACTGGGAAGTAGGAGTCAAGAGAGCTCAATGTTTTTCATGCCTGATAAGTTCCTAGTAAAAGGATAGGCCGATTAAAGGACATATATGTCCGTATGCCATTGAAATCTTTTTATCTGGTGAAACAATGTGATACTAAAAGCCTATCCACAGAAGCAACAGATTAAACACAAATTCAACCTGGCCCttgcaaaatttttcataaaataaagtgaTAATTGAACAATCTAATATGCTATGGATCAAAGTATGACATTCAAGAAGACACACCTCTCTAAGAACATTCTCCAATTGCCTCAATTTTCCATCAGTGGTCCCATTATTGTTCCCAATCATCATCTTCAATCCATCTACGGAGCTTTCAAGTTGGTGAGCCCGACTCTCCAGCTCTGTCAGCCTTGAACTAACACCTTCCAAAGCATGTAGGAGATTATCAGCATATTTCTTCACTGTACGGTCAACCTCAGCAACTGTAGCTGCATCATATGCACTCTTCTCTTTCTCATGACTAGCTTTTGCCAATTCATATGGCTCTAAAATACCTGCATTCTGCATTCATAACAAAAGATAGATTAGCAAAACAACAGCAAGAAAAGAATTTGTAAACTATCATTGCTTCTGGAGGAAACCTCAAAATAATTGCAATCCTACATACAACACCTGCAGAGTAAACTTGTTTGCATAAAATATTCCTTAAGATAAAGTGAATAATTTATGATAGTTTTTAGTGACATAATGCCCTTCCACATGAATATTGTGATTATATATCACTGCAGAACTGCTTATTGCTTTTAACCATAGAACCTTTTATCTCATTATTCTGCTTTAAACTTTGACATAGACAGGATTGATAATATCAGCCTCCAAGTCCTAGCAGGAAGCAATGTAGACATGAACATGAACCATTGGTCCACAATAAGTATTCATGCATGTTCATAAGTAAACACAAATGAGGATCTCATGCAACTATAGTAATTTACTTTTATCCATGTTTCAGGCTCTTTGAAGCACATTGGAAAAGGTTAGGCACAAACTTTCAGGTGGATTAGTGACTACTAGTAATTTTATCCTAATTTTCAGATGCATTTTATAGGTGAGCATCTTTCTTTTTCTAGTTCACCAAACACACCCTCAACAGAAAAATGACCCACCAATTCAATCCTGATTAGTCTTCTGAGGGTACTGAGTTGTCCAATAGCTCATAACGATGTTCAATGGCAACATTTATCCCATGGTTTAGGCAAGAATCTGTGGGCTTAATATTTATGATGGGTTTTCATGATTCGGGGATGTGATTTTcgtttttttttccccctccaaTTCTATGTTCTACTGTTTACAGCACAACAACATAAAGCGGGCATGAgctattaatcaaaaaatttccatGAGTAACAATGTCCAATCCAATTTTTCAACCAGAGtagttttgaaattcaaaaaaaaaaaaaaaaattcctgatAGAATTATCTTTTCTGAAGAAAGGGAGAACAAACCAATTAATTCCCATGACATAAAACAAAATTATACATCATGTATtttcttgagaaagaaaaagagccaCGGAGTCATCTTGACCCTTGGTATCTCCTCTAAAACCATTAAAGCCATAAATTTTGTTCCGAAACAAATAGAATGTCATCATAATTGTTCCTAACTAGAAATTAAAAAATGAAAATCGAACCAAACCTTCCTGGTCTCATCTAAAACCCATAACGGATAAAATTTCAACATGCCTTCTCCCTTAAAATCGATCCATCCAAAAcaagcaaatcttaacagcacAAACGTAATCAAATCCACGCAATCGTAACACTCTCCCGTTCAATAACTTCACCATAAACAATCAGATCAATCAACGAATGCATTAAACAAATATGTATATGCAGATGTAAGTTGCGCATGGGATGGATAAAAGAATCGTACTTTGAGATTGGAGGAGGCCATCTTGGAGTCGACGGCGCCCAAGAAGGGCTTAGAGAGGGGGTGGGCGGAGGCGGTGGGCGGCGAGGATCCTCGGGTTAGGATGGGCTGAAAGTCGTAGCTGGGAAGGATCTCGTCCTTCTTGCCGTTGATCGGGTGCTCCTCTTGGGGCTTCAGCAGATCCAAGAGCTCGCCGCCGCCTTTCTGCGATCCTGACAACCCCAGGATCTGTTTGTCCATGAACTGCGACGTGTTCATCGGCTCCGACAGAAGACAAGACAAGTTCGACCAAAATCCAAACGAAATCGATCGCCCTCGAAGAATTTATACCGTCTAGggtagaggaagaagaaagatagAGGGAGAGAGGTGGATAGAATAATCATAGTAATTCAAGGAGGTTGTTTGTGGTACGACGACTCGCGGAGAATCATAGTTCCGAAACCGTCCGGTGAGAAATCAAACCGGGCTCATGGTCATAGGTAGTGTCAGGCTCAGCCCACAGGACCAGACACGTGGCCGCTCAATGTTAGCCCAGCCCAAGTATTCTCGGGCTCAAATTGGGATGGCCCAATTCAGAAATTTCTAATCAAAATGTTTGTTGCTGCGGTACACGTGTTTCCTGAAGCCATGCATCTGACTTATTATTTATAAATGCACTTGTTCTACTTAGATGCACTGGTTCATGCTTATTCTCTTCCAAGTAACCATGAAAGAGAAGCAACACAAACTGAAGTGAAGACTCTATAGTAAATCTACATCGAACAAATACGATGGATTGTATCGCAATTGTCCATCAAATGTCCTTTCCTCTTAAATGAATCGACTACATCATGCATGCCTCAACTAAAAGTTCCAATATGCTCACCTAATTTGTTCTTAAATCTGAGCCTTGTTGTCTTTATACTCTTTTTCACGATGGCGGTAGAGACAGACCATGTCAACATATCATATAGTCTACCTATTGAATGGCCTTAACTGGTGTTTCCCTTAATGTCTCGTGACCTATGATCCAAATTGTTATAAAATGTTGGGATTTTCAAACTTTGACGGGAGACtaagatatttaaatatttatacatgataaaaattatgcatattatgattcaaattagatcggatatggatcggatatcagtatatccatatccatatttattttatctaacgaatataaatacggatactatttgaatataaaaatttatatttatatttattttaaatagatatagatataatttagatattacaaatatagatataagttagataattaaattttataattataaaaataaaaatattactaaatagatgataaatcaaattaataatatatttatataattatatatatatttaaaaaattaataaatattatataaatttatataaaattatatatagattCAGATATTATCGAATAATTgtctatctatatttatatttttttttttttatgaatataaatgTGGATACcaatattaatcaaatcttcaaatttttatcGATTTGAATATGAAAATGAATTTACGTAGACATTATCTAAACTATTTGCACCCCTAACGCATATTGATCccttaatccaaatttaatttttcaaagcTTGGGTCACCATCATGTTAGAATATTTCAACCGCC is part of the Elaeis guineensis isolate ETL-2024a chromosome 15, EG11, whole genome shotgun sequence genome and harbors:
- the LOC140854154 gene encoding uncharacterized protein isoform X1, with protein sequence MNTSQFMDKQILGLSGSQKGGGELLDLLKPQEEHPINGKKDEILPSYDFQPILTRGSSPPTASAHPLSKPFLGAVDSKMASSNLKNAGILEPYELAKASHEKEKSAYDAATVAEVDRTVKKYADNLLHALEGVSSRLTELESRAHQLESSVDGLKMMIGNNNGTTDGKLRQLENVLREAKLQFWYWVQKYTRTEKDIKERIQILILRREICW
- the LOC140854154 gene encoding uncharacterized protein isoform X2, translating into MNTSQFMDKQILGLSGSQKGGGELLDLLKPQEEHPINGKKDEILPSYDFQPILTRGSSPPTASAHPLSKPFLGAVDSKMASSNLKNAGILEPYELAKASHEKEKSAYDAATVAEVDRTVKKYADNLLHALEGVSSRLTELESRAHQLESSVDGLKMMIGNNNGTTDGKLRQLENVLRE